A window of Tachypleus tridentatus isolate NWPU-2018 chromosome 7, ASM421037v1, whole genome shotgun sequence genomic DNA:
aattgaactccccaaaaaaaaaaaaaattatccctgacaattttatatttgagaattttaaagtttaaaacatatctataaatatttttgttgctgtatacaaaatttcaaacatgaACAAAATCCTAAATTTTAATGCTGTAAGCTTAAAGACTATCATTGAACTACAAGGTGATGTATAATAAGAAAACCAGTAAAAAttaactgaatttattttaataagatacAGCAAAAAAAACTGGATTAACAGTAAGTAAATTATAGTAAGAAAATTGTTCTTAGATTTACAATTTAGGATTTAGTTTTTTGAAATTatcttttcttataaaaaaaaaatgtctagtTACAAGTATGATAACTTAAATTTTAGTTTCTCCCTCAGATAAAAATCCAAGACCACTTGGACATTAGCCAACTGTCCTACTAACCAAGATAAAGGTTTAATCCACAACTTGCTGGTAAGACACTTTAATACTCACACTAGTGCACATTTAGTTTTTAAGATAGTTTCTTACAAGCATTTTATTAGACAGTACCATTAAGATgacaactaaaaacaaactgcCATATCTATACGATACCAATTATGCAAAGAAAACCAAACAGTTATTGGTACAGTACGATACGTTACTAGAAGCTTAAATAAACCACATAAAAACTAACAGATACAGCCTAAACATATTTCATCTACGATGATGCAGAATTTTGATATTTCATACCTGCCTGTCCTTGCGAGTCCAGTTTGTACTTCATCAGCTATCCACAGAACGTTATGTTTAGTACACAGTTCTCGTATACCCGTCAAGTAGCCAGCATCAGGAACTATGACTCCTGCTTCAGCTTGGATAGGTTCGACCATGAAAGCACAAACATCTGGATCCTGCAAAGCCCTCTGTAAAGCAAAGTAAAAATCTTGATAACTGATGTTGATTCAagaaaataaactactttaaagTATGATATGTAATTAAACAGTATAGAAATGTTATTGTAGTTTccttctttaattatttaaataagattACCCACCAGAGTAGCAACACATAATTGGAAACCAAAGTGTTATTGCCACCTGAGCCACCATTTTCgtgaaattataaaattcatcaCACAGACATTTCAGAACCTGAAATAAGTTTGATATAAATTagtaattatgttaaacttacatCAAGAGCAGTCAGGTCATTATAGGGAATGATAACATAGCCAGGCATAAAAGGACCAAACCCCTCATGACTGTCAGGGTCAGTTGAACTAGATATAGCTCCTAGAGTACGTCCCCAGAAATTTCCTTCTGCAAACACAATCTTTGCCGAATTTTTAGAGATTCCTTTAACTTCATAGCCCCACTTTCTAGCCAGTTTACAAGAAGTCTCTCCTGCCTCCACTCCTATCAATTGATCAAAACAAATAGCTTAAAATAATTCTACCATGTATACAATTTCATAAAGtggttaataaaatgttttttaataaaacctACAGATAACTTGTACATTTCAGCAATTTGTAGGATATGGTTATGTATCATATTAACTTTACCGATACTGCCTAGGCCCATCAGACCAAGCTTGTTACCATTTGCACTCATTACAGTTTACATACTAGtacacttaatatattataaGTTATCTTCATAatatttggtagacttttagtaaacattacaaagcttttgcacacaaaaagtcacattttttaatgaagtattttttaataatatttgttcatgtgcaCTTTAACCTACCAGGGTGAGAGGGTTAAACCTTTTGTAATGTTATGCCAgccaaaatcattaaaaaaaacagttacttgggttttctaaaatattttaaaatactatttagatcaaagcaaataaaataaatattaagatagtgttggttttttttaaataaattataaaaatacacaagtaTTTCAGAGTAATTCAGTGGAACATAAACCATGTCCCCACAATCAACAAGTTGAATTGTCATTCCCTCCCTCCCTTTCCTGAGACATTAAATAAACAGTTATGTACCCAAGATCCTATATGATATtaatgaactaaaaaaaaaatcctaatatAGTAGAACAGCttcagataataaaaaaacaattacagtttTCACAGGTGTATTCACAAtatgtattataatgtaataaacagTAAGATATCAATTGACTGGACAATGGCAATTACGTCTGGGGCAATTGTTTTCTTACATTTGATGAGTGAATTATGATTTGACAAACTTGATGTTAAAACTAAGTACAATGAatagtacaacaacaaaaaaacttggaAAGTGATGTTTTAATGCAGTCCTATAACACTGTGATGCAAGCAAAGACCATTCATCGATGGTCTAGCCATCATTTTGGTGGGTCCATGTTAATTCCCTCAAAAGTGGGCCAAAGGCTGCCTGGAGTAGTCATCTGTCTTAACCACTCTCACCACTAAACAGTAGTGTTGatatttgtactgttgtgacatGCCACGAATCACACAAAGAATTGTGCACTCTGTAATCTACAAACACGGCATGATGTaggaacttcaaaagcaagaaatattcTTAGTTTTgggtttttatttactcttgaatcATCTAACATGTATGTGAATGCAGCTAACTGTATTCATATGTAAAATGGTCATATTCAAGTTAACCAACACACTACctgtattcattggtaaaacttTATCATATCCAAACAAGTTCGTAATAAACTCTTCAAACTCTCCTAAAGCAGAGTTGTAGAAGGCTCTCGAAGTCAATGTCACAATACTTGCTTGCTCTCTTAACACTTTCAGAATCTTTGGGTGGCAATGTCCCTGGTTAACAGCACCGTATGCACTGAGGAAATCATAGTATCTCTTCCCTTCAACATCCCACACAAACACACCTGCAAACAACATAATGTTCATCTACAGAATTACCAAGGACATTTACATAGATTATTAAACTGCCatattagtaaataatggaagtaaatttttttaaaaagatgagATTTGTCACACACAGATAGAAAAGTACTTACCTGAATAACTTTGtaacgttttatttctgagaaatacatttaatgtgatcaaaataacctttgtttattagtttaaaatgtgttttcataTACATATTATTGGACATGTATACAGACTGAATGAATAAACAAGATGTGAATATCTctgtaattaaaatacttaaattttcagacctttcattaaaacatttcatttctaaTCAAAAGTATTTCAATGTTTCAGTTATACTTctgtttttaaaaactaaaaaaacatgtaaatataaaaaaaattctgaaaccaACAGAGAGAGCAGAGGAGTGCTAGCTTCACTTTGTACATAAAGCATGAGTGATTACCAATACAACCtcatattacattaagtatattttaaaaactatttgttttaaagaagtCAAATTTTACCAGAAGCATATTGATAATATCGGATCTTATTAAAGAACATCTGGCCCATGTTTCAAGAACTCTTAACATATGGGTTGTTAAATATAACatccattatttttaattatcataacaaaCTCATTCAGAAATAAAGCTATAGCAAGAATTATCCATTCTGGACAATATTCAGTGGTCCTCTCAATATCCTCAACATGGAAACTCATTTTACTCTTCTATTCTTAGAGGACAGAaggtttatttgcttgttttttaattttacgcaaagctacacgagagctacctgcactagccatccctaatttagcagtgtaagactagagagaaggcagcttggtGATTTCGGAGCGTCACAAAAGATATAAATATCagcaattttatatttttacaataaaattaaactcAAATAAGTGCACTGCCAAGTAATTTGTTTTACTAATAATTTGGTGTCACATATATAATACAGCAGGAGAATCGTGAATGCGagtggtttgtttatttggtttttgaatttcatgcaaagttacacaagggctgtctgcgccagccattcctaatttagcagtgcaagactagaggaaagacagctagtcaataccacccactgccatatcttgggctactcttttgccaacaaatagtgggactgaccatcacattataatgtacccacagctgaaagggtgagcaagtttggcgtgatggggatttcAGTCcgaaaccctcggattatgagttgagggccttaaccacctggctgtgccaaACCAGGACAGACGGAATGAAGAAAAACAAGTGCTAGCTTGCAAGAAAAGGAACATTATGAAGTACAATGTCCAAGCTTTCCTTAATAAAACTCCTGATCCTCAATGTGCCTCTTGTAAAATTTTGGTTACGTTATAACAaggaatttgtaaaatataatgagTATCAACCAACAAATTTACTTAAACTTTTTACTGGCATCCATTTCAAGAAATTATCAAGgaaagaatataaacaaacagcCATAAggaagtataaataaaaatatattcataaaacttcATTGGAAATTGTAATTTACTATTTACTGGCATATTACAAAAACTACGCATCTTTTAGGACTGTtcaaaactaaagtttatttCTGCAaccatacataaaaataattgagCAACtagctttacaaaataaaaattcagaagAGCCAACAATAGTCTGATACACCTCATTTAAACAAaagagcaatttttttttttttttaatctcagtaaatattactgaatattaatAGCCAGATATAGGATCATGATTACAAGACACTCCTTGATACACAAGCTTTGTTTAACAAAAGCCTAGAAAAATACTGTCAGGAATGTTCTTTTTTGATGTTCCTGTTCAAAAAAAACAATTCTAACATTCTCTTTTCAGATTTTATTGACCATAGATGATGCTTTAAGAAGCTTATTTCAAGTGTTACGTAATCCTCGACTGTAAGTCAACCTGTAGTATTTTACAAAGATTTTGTTTGAACagttaagaaacaaacatttatgaaCCTTAAGTAAATTACACAGTTTTCTACACAAGATGCAGGAGAAAATCTCTCTCCATTGTTATCTGCAATCTAATTTTGACTTGGAGCAGAGATATTTTCAGCAAATTAAACAAAGATGTATAGCAGTCATAGCTAAGCACATAGAGATAAAGCCTCCCTAAAAATGTCAGATCCAACCTCttgtgaaagtaacaatataaaagAAAAGGCTACTTTATAAGGGAGTTCAAGATACTTGTCTTTAATTAATTTATGCTTTCTATGTAAATTCcaattatgataaattataaagttgtgaaatttgtttttatacaacacactgtttattttcattgcttatgaaagcaaaaacatttttgcaagtacaaataaaatttagGGTTTGTGAATTCCATACCTTGTCCTTTGTGAATTGCTACAGGTATGGGGTGGTAATTGTGAGCCCCATATTTAGACTCTCTTTCAAATATGGCTTGGGAGTTCATATGATACAATGCAGCTGTTGAAGATGATCTAACCATCACAGGAAGAGATTTATGGAAACATCTTAGCAAAGACAGAGCCTTTGAAGAGAACATGCTGACAAGATAATTTTACttctgcaaaaaataaataaatacacatgacTATGCAagcttacatttttatattttgttataaatatttccacattcactttttataaattaatgcTTTTTCCATTAACTGTACATTACCTATACaaataaatgttcatatatatatatatatatgtgggggGGGGTACATCTTCTTTGTATGTTTCCACATTTCTTTAGCAATCAGGACAAAACTTGACACAGTGAAACAAGATGATGTGAGGGGAGGATTTCCAATCTAATTTCATATTCAGCTGCAGAAAAACTACCACATCAGTCCAACTTGATACAGTTACACTGGATGGCATGAGGAAGATCACCTACATGAGCACTACCTTCCTCGAAGAATGTCAAGGAAAAGTAATGCAAGATTTTTCCCACCTGTGAAGCCAAGTTATTAACATTTCAAcaagattttaaatttttaaaataaatttgcaaagcattttttatcatactttcaaaaatatttcctaGCACTGCTCAAATtacttggtcaatttgaccattCATTTCAAAAAGAGAAATAATCAGAGTTAACTTCCAATAAGGAAAAGCTACCTacttaaaggaaaaataaaatcaacctaTTAATGAGTATAGCTAATCAAACTCTTTTCCTAAGTTATTGTTTATAAGGATTAGAAAGTACTGTTTCATCAGATGGGCATTCTTGCTGTCAGGAGCATTGAGAGGCAGGTCAGGCCCAGGGGACAGTTATGTCACTGGGCCCCTTTCTGAAGTCTTTATAAATTCATGGTACATTCATGGGTGTATGAAGAATGTTTCTTTTCTGGTGGgcagaagccaaatgtgttgaaaacttacattttttgaataaaaaaggtatttttgGGGGCAAAGCAATTTTCCACAGTACTGTGATTTTTCCTtaactatattataaaaatgagaatacattattctttatCCCATATATCCCCAGGCCCCAGGACTATAGCCTCCCTGATCCCTGTCTTGTCAGACTTGCTTGCTGTTAATAGTATTTTAGCTATAATCTCAGTAATATCTCAGTGTTCTGCCAATTTATAATATTCAGATTAATCCTACACTCATATCAAGCTAACCTTCAATCTCCTGGCACCTTTACACTATTCAAGGATCTTTAAAATTCATTAGCAATTGGCTCATTCATATCCAATCCTTGACCTCCTAAAACCCTTCCAGAAATATTATCTGGTCATGCATTACTGTCCTTAAAGCTTCTAAAAACCTTTTATCAACAAACTTATAACTAATACGATCATCTTACTTGACCATTACATCTACCAACTATTCAGGATAAGGAATGTTGCTTAAACCTTCattaataaacactgaaaaaaaaaaattaattacccAGTCATTCCTTAATCCACAGAAATGAGCCATTATTTATTATCTCTCAAAAGACCTTATTCtcatcttaacattttgtttgcacttaaatgtatttaaagaaacccTTAGTGTTAATTTGTaccttttatattatacacacacacacttatatccattttaatttcataacttCCTCTTTGGACAACTTCCTTGATCTTTTCTAATCCCCCATTTATAGCAATCAACTTAACTTCTTGAATTTATAATGCATTTCTTGAATATTATCTCTTATACTCTTTTGTGAGCCAACTTGGTATTCTGTTAGCaaccaccttttttttttttgttgttgttgtgtggtggtggtggtggtggtggtggtggtggtggtggtggtgtgtgtgtgtgtgtgtgtgtgtgtgtgtgtgtgtgtattttgaatattaataagttttccatatttagtttGCATCTTTAATTAATTCAGTTGCCCATTTAACGACAGATAATTCTTGCTGCATCCTTTCaatatctgatttttttaaaaatttgtaattaaagtttcATCATtcccaggggcgtagatttttttacacccgatgggggggggatgatttttgctgtggacttatgtggactgttcaatctgttgtgatgaaaattttacttaattttacactacatataagacgtaggtagattctgtgatagtgcttgcaagctttgcgtgtatacttaggcctactgactgatacgaactatcgcttagatcgaaaagcttagaagcacgcctatattaaagatgtacatttcggctactgaaaaagcctacatctaggcctaattatgtaattcgattgataAGAACACAAGagtcacaagaacaaacacacagtttgtaggctTCTGATGCAatgaaacaattcaacagaccaaactgtatgggaggggatgattgtatgcaccataccccccacctaaaatgaaggggggggaTGGATGCGATACATCCCCCCCAGGATATACGCCCCTGATCATTCCTCACTTAAATatgcaataaaacattaaacgtAATTAAGCAATGCTCACTTGTAAACATTTATTCTCTTAAGATACCCCATAATTATGGCCTTATTAATTTACAGCTAAAATACTAATCTCACTGTTAGGTTTCTCATTAAATCTTTTGGTATCATCTGGTGATCTGAAAGATGTAACAATTTCcaattaaaatttacaaacaataatcaGTAACGATAATCTTACTATAAGCAGTACCTTCTCACCAAGTTGTGCAGAATGCAGTTAATACACAACCACGTGGACATTTCCTCATACACAAATATGTGGGTAGTTTGTGTGGAACATATGcttgctaataataataataatatttttaatactaacaGCACATAGAGAGCAAGACTAATATATAAACGTTTACTAGTtacttataacaacaatataaagatatattattcaaacaataatacGTTTTATACTTCATCtcgaatattataattttattctaatacTAAGAAAAATTGTCTTATTACCTCCAACCTACCTCAATCACAGCGAATTCTAAACTCGAAAAAGTAAccaattaaaatatatgaatatgtcAGTTAGCACAGCCTGGTGCTCAAGGCTGTTGTAAATAAAAACCTAGAACAGACAGACAGCTAAAGTTAtagataaaagtaattataacgTATAAAAATTAGGTTACAAGCtttcagaaattaattaaaacccTTTTCTTATATTCTATCTAATTTACCCAAGAacatcttttctttctttcttttttcttaacgatatctttttttttttttttccttcacacCTCAAAGTACATTCGTGAAAGTTTTCCTGAACCCGTAATTCCcttattataaaatgaatttaGGTAAAATCAATCATACTGGGGGCGATCATATTTATTGTGCGCTTTAGCAGTGCATAAAAGCATTAGGCAAAGCTACCATTAAAGTCAATTAGAGAGAGGGTGTCAGATTTTTCGCTAtccttttgtgaaaatattatcatttaattAACAGCTTACCTAATGCTAAATCTCGTTTTAGTTTATGATGAACAACAGAACGACGGCAGCAGCAACAAACATTTATTCTTGAACTTTTCGGAATATACATATACCCCATTCAGCAAGCTAGCTATATTGAACATGATAAATTATTAGGTaccaaaatttataaatgtaaacatttgataaaatgtaattaaaatacagtataaaaGAATGAAGCAAATTAAAAGATGACCAAAGAAACAATATTATACAAGCATTCAGAACAGACTCAATCACAGTGATTTTATCGTTATTTAAAGTTGAGACTTTACCTACAACAAACAGATAAACTCCTTTAATTAAGAGTTCAATACAGGATTATCCAGAAGAGATGATTTTGAAATTCGTAATTAAAAggtgtttgtgtatgtgttttcttatagcaaagccacatcggactatctgctgtggtTGGTGTTTTCACTATGTGCGTGAATTGTGGATGTGGGCTCTGGTGGATATGATCGTTTTTACCAGTCCTGTTTCTCTGAAGCTGTAATACTTAggagaattaaaatacaaatttgtagcttaaaaaaataatatcaacacTATATCTCAaacttaaaacttttgtttacCTTTTTGCTACTGCAACCTAATATTTTGAATCTCGAACTAATGCAATCAAATAGACAATAACTACGGTAAATCATCACGACTGGTATCAGCTAGCTACTAGTAATCTAGTTACCATATCAAGTAATCCTTTGTTCGTAGTTAGTATTTTAAAAAAGCCAGCAAAcaagattaacagaaacaaagtatttaaaacctgcaaataggaatagttaaaaaaaaaaaaaagaggttgtAGATATTGTGggtattatttactcaaacttcAAATTCCTATTTTGACTCTACTAAATTTAATTCTAGAAACAGGAAATTATATACGtaaaaaaacagctggtatggatagggaaagctctatgtagaggagcgaacaacgtcaggttcacaaagaaagaaagaggtaactgaccacatgtttgaaggcagttgtgtaattgagtgtaggaatgtagagggcgtgcttagatgttggattatatttattaatataggtataaaggtgttcctttgtattggtttattttgggcttgattaagtacgccctctacattcctacactcaattacacaactgccttcaaacatgtggtcagttacctctttctttgtgaacctgacgttgttcgctcctctacatagagctttccttatccataccagctgttttacatatatatatatatatatatatatatatatatatatatattttctctataagCGGGCTTTCTTGTTATCACGGATCTAGATTTGAGTAAACACTGTCTATAGTATCCCTAGCTTTGtttccttacattttttttttttttttttttacgatcgctatttacaggtttttaaattcccaaatttttttatatttatcttgcttggtttcttaaatttaatttttcttgtaaaaattaTGACGACAGTGTACTGGTGACTAATATTCCATGATTTTCGTGGTCAGTGACGTCATTAACATACACATATGTCGACAATCTCACTTTTTTCTGAAATCCATGTGGAAAATgtcaacaaaatgtttcatattaacagTCCTACATAGTACAGTGAAATAACACCTAACCAGTATCTTTACAGtcgtaaaatttattaaaaactatgCATACTGGTCATACTAAGAGTCACTGGTTGTTTCAAAATGGCCTTTTTTGCGTGACTTCATAATATAATACTCCTCGTCAAAGTATTTCAACGTTATGCAATATCATTTAATCAATCTCTCCTGTACaacgggccggcatggccaagtgggttaaggcgttcgactcgtaatccgaagattgcaggttcgaatcctcatcgcaccaaacattcttgccctttcaaccgcgggggtgttataatgttcggtcaatctcactattcgttggtaaaaga
This region includes:
- the Oat gene encoding ornithine aminotransferase precursor, coding for MFSSKALSLLRCFHKSLPVMVRSSSTAALYHMNSQAIFERESKYGAHNYHPIPVAIHKGQGVFVWDVEGKRYYDFLSAYGAVNQGHCHPKILKVLREQASIVTLTSRAFYNSALGEFEEFITNLFGYDKVLPMNTGVEAGETSCKLARKWGYEVKGISKNSAKIVFAEGNFWGRTLGAISSSTDPDSHEGFGPFMPGYVIIPYNDLTALDRALQDPDVCAFMVEPIQAEAGVIVPDAGYLTGIRELCTKHNVLWIADEVQTGLARTGRFLCVSHENVRPDILMLGKALSGGFYPVSAVLADDSVMHVIKPGQHGSTYGGNPLASKVAITALQVLDEEKLAENADKMGQILRSELQKLPKEIVKTVRGKGLLNAIVITEKYDAWDICLKFRDRGLLAKPTHGDKIRFSPPLIITEEQIQECVHIVRETIESLL